The following are encoded together in the Campylobacter devanensis genome:
- a CDS encoding lipid A biosynthesis lauroyl acyltransferase: MVDFLYLWLYYMLRFIAIYTPKAIQNIFFDLLAKCFYKFDKKHTNIMRTNLKMCKFENIEEIILQTYRNFAHFGVEFLRNQNNTKEQILSKVEFKNAQILDKFKDRPIIITTAHYGNWELFSLAMAAKFGPVSIVGRNLDSPVMDRILSKNRSRFNIEVIPKSGGARAIMKALQNRRLLGILVDQNVDIRDGVECEFFSNRISHTHAASIFAAKLNAIIIPAFIKRVGDKNEISFYDPIDINQLNGDKIKQATQAQSSATQDMIKSKPDEYFWMHKKFKQFYPEIYK; the protein is encoded by the coding sequence ATGGTTGATTTTTTATATTTATGGCTATATTATATGCTTAGATTTATCGCAATCTACACTCCAAAAGCTATTCAAAATATATTTTTTGATCTACTTGCAAAATGCTTTTATAAATTTGATAAAAAACATACAAATATAATGCGAACCAATCTAAAAATGTGTAAATTTGAGAATATAGAAGAGATTATTTTACAAACTTATCGCAATTTTGCCCACTTTGGCGTGGAGTTTTTACGCAATCAAAATAACACAAAAGAGCAAATTTTATCTAAAGTTGAATTTAAAAATGCTCAAATTTTAGATAAATTCAAAGATCGTCCAATTATCATCACCACTGCACATTATGGCAATTGGGAGCTTTTTAGCCTTGCGATGGCAGCTAAATTTGGCCCTGTAAGCATTGTAGGCAGAAACCTTGATAGTCCTGTGATGGATAGAATTTTAAGCAAAAATAGAAGTAGATTTAATATAGAAGTAATTCCTAAAAGTGGTGGTGCAAGAGCGATTATGAAAGCATTGCAAAATAGAAGGCTTCTTGGTATTTTAGTTGATCAAAATGTAGATATTAGAGATGGAGTAGAGTGTGAGTTTTTTTCTAATCGTATTTCGCACACGCATGCTGCTAGTATCTTTGCTGCTAAGCTTAATGCAATAATAATCCCAGCTTTTATCAAAAGAGTTGGCGATAAAAATGAGATTAGCTTTTATGACCCAATAGATATCAATCAACTAAATGGCGATAAAATCAAACAAGCCACACAAGCCCAAAGTAGCGCTACTCAAGATATGATAAAAAGCAAGCCAGATGAGTACTTTTGGATGCATAAGAAATTTAAACAGTTCTACCCAGAGATTTACAAATGA
- the waaC gene encoding lipopolysaccharide heptosyltransferase I, producing MKIAIIRLSALGDIVHTSIVVQFIKKHFKDAKISWFVDEKFSSIVHLLDGVDVITLPLKDKKFIKSFKILREFSNHFDLIIDFQGLIKSALVAKVLGSNIAGFDKNSIKEPLASIFYKSKFKIDYNENIIRRNLALASAALGFSFNDNDIKQKSACFISNVKPKPSKTILIAPFASEMSKCYDKFNEVINLLKDYEINIISANAKEYELASKIAYNTHAKVLSPMSLSKVIDFMQSVGLVIGNDSGITHLAWAQNRASITLFGNRPSHRNSFITPINHTIDTGKKIDARNIDKSDYCINEISPINIANLAKNILNSELLNG from the coding sequence TTGAAAATAGCAATTATTAGACTCTCGGCTCTTGGTGATATAGTTCATACAAGCATTGTTGTGCAATTTATCAAAAAGCATTTTAAAGATGCTAAAATTAGCTGGTTTGTAGATGAAAAATTTAGTAGTATTGTTCATCTTTTAGATGGCGTTGATGTTATCACACTTCCTTTAAAGGATAAAAAATTTATTAAAAGTTTTAAAATTCTTAGAGAATTTAGTAATCATTTTGATCTTATTATAGATTTTCAAGGCCTTATAAAATCAGCCCTTGTAGCTAAAGTTTTAGGTAGCAATATAGCTGGATTTGATAAAAATAGCATAAAAGAACCGTTAGCTTCTATATTTTATAAGAGTAAGTTTAAAATTGATTATAATGAGAATATTATAAGGCGAAATTTAGCTCTTGCTAGTGCTGCTTTGGGCTTTAGCTTTAATGATAATGATATCAAGCAAAAATCTGCTTGTTTCATCTCAAATGTAAAGCCTAAACCATCTAAAACTATTTTAATAGCACCATTTGCAAGCGAAATGAGCAAATGCTATGATAAGTTTAATGAAGTTATAAATTTGCTAAAAGATTATGAGATTAATATCATATCAGCAAATGCTAAAGAGTATGAACTTGCTAGTAAAATTGCTTATAATACTCATGCTAAAGTACTTAGTCCTATGAGTTTATCTAAGGTAATAGATTTTATGCAAAGCGTAGGACTTGTAATTGGCAATGATAGCGGTATAACTCATCTAGCTTGGGCTCAAAATAGAGCTAGTATCACTCTTTTTGGAAATCGACCAAGCCATAGAAATAGCTTTATCACGCCTATAAATCATACTATTGATACAGGCAAAAAAATCGATGCAAGAAATATAGATAAGAGCGATTACTGCATAAATGAGATATCACCAATTAATATAGCAAATTTAGCAAAAAATATTTTAAATTCTGAGCTTTTAAATGGTTGA
- a CDS encoding 3'-5' exonuclease gives MSGYICVFDCETVPDCDSLREAYGYEGDDKSVAQMALEAQKELSGSEFLPVCFHKVVTISAVIADEFGRFKRVSTIAGDSEEKKIAEFIKFINEHNPRLVSYNGRGFDLPMLMIRAMRYNIEASEYFNTNDRANGKDKWCNYRSRYDGVFHLDLLDHISDFKTVSGLKLDLLCASLNLPGKYDVCGDEVMNLYYNGEQDKIDEYCESDTLNTYWLFLKYELLRGRLNLDDYANYLSLMNEYLNTQKSDMSYSIVFDRYIKNELDRLGRR, from the coding sequence ATGAGCGGTTATATATGCGTATTTGATTGTGAGACTGTGCCTGATTGTGATTCTTTAAGAGAGGCTTATGGTTATGAAGGTGACGATAAGAGCGTAGCACAAATGGCACTTGAGGCGCAAAAAGAGCTAAGTGGAAGTGAGTTTTTGCCAGTTTGTTTTCATAAAGTAGTAACTATTAGTGCAGTAATAGCTGATGAGTTTGGTAGATTTAAAAGAGTATCTACAATTGCTGGAGATAGTGAAGAGAAAAAAATAGCTGAATTTATTAAATTTATAAATGAGCATAATCCTAGACTTGTAAGTTATAATGGTAGAGGCTTTGATCTGCCTATGCTGATGATAAGAGCGATGCGTTATAATATAGAAGCTAGTGAGTATTTTAACACCAATGATAGGGCTAATGGCAAGGATAAATGGTGCAATTATAGAAGTAGGTATGATGGAGTTTTTCATCTTGATTTGCTTGATCATATTAGCGATTTTAAGACTGTAAGCGGGCTAAAGCTAGATCTGCTTTGTGCTAGTTTAAATCTGCCTGGTAAATATGATGTTTGTGGCGATGAGGTTATGAACTTATACTATAATGGAGAGCAAGATAAAATTGATGAATATTGTGAATCTGATACGCTAAATACATATTGGTTATTTTTAAAATATGAATTATTGCGTGGCAGGTTAAATTTAGATGATTATGCTAATTATTTAAGCTTGATGAATGAGTATCTAAACACCCAAAAATCAGATATGAGTTATAGCATAGTATTTGATAGATATATAAAAAATGAACTTGATAGATTAGGGCGTAGATGA